Within the Equus quagga isolate Etosha38 unplaced genomic scaffold, UCLA_HA_Equagga_1.0 HiC_scaffold_480_RagTag, whole genome shotgun sequence genome, the region CGAGAACAAGGAaggccaggagaggaggctgAAAGGGCAGGCAGGGGACAGGTTCCAGGGCAAACACAAGGCCAGGCTTGGAGTCTCCACTCTGGGAGGTTTTCTTTTgtaatagtctttatttttcagagcagttttaggttcacagcaaagcTGAGCAGAAGGTGCATAGAGTTgtcatatacctcctgcccccacacccaCGCAGCTgcccccgttatcaacatcccctcCCAGAGTGGGGCATTTCTTATAGTGATGAacccacactgacacatcattaccactcaaagttcatagtttacataaAAGTTAACTTTCGGTGTTGTACGTTCTATGGGTTCGGACAAATTATAATGTCATGTGTGTGCCACTGTAGcatacagaatagtttctctgccctaaaaatcctccgtgCCCTGCCAGTTCATCCCTCCCGCCTCCTCacccctgatctttttactatctcctcAGTTTGgtcttctccagaatgtcatatagttggaatcatacaatacgtagCCTTATCACTtggtcttctttcacttagtaatatggaTTTacagttcctccatgtcttttcatgacttgatggctcatttctttttagtgctgaataatattccattgtctggatgtaccacagtttatttatccgctcacctactgaaggacaccttggttgcttgcaagttttggcaactatgaataaagctgctgtaaacttCCATATGCaactttttgtgtggacataagttttcacctcctttgggtaaatatcaaatATTGTGGATCGTGCGGTAAGACACTGTGGAAATTTTGATCAGGGTTGTGACGTCCAGATCCATAGGTGCCATTATCAGCACAGCTGCTCGCGTTAGTAGCCACGTCTGCAGGCAAAGGGTCATTTGAATGGGCGAGTGTTAACAGGGACAAATGTTGACTTTGCCTGTCAGCTCTGGATAGGAGCCAAAGAGAATcactttgtttcctcttctgcaaccTAAATTGATGTCTGGCTCCTTCCTGCAACACTCTCTCCCTCCCAAACTGAGGGGGGCAGGATGCAGGCCCCTGAGCCATCAGCCCTGGCCCTGGCGCCTAGTCTGGGGGGCTCAGGATGACAAAGGCTCAGCACGGGTGAGCCCCAGGAGGGGCTTCTCCGGCTGTCCCTCTCTCATGAGCACCCCTTCCATGGAAGCCACCCTCTCTTCCTGTCTGCAGCCCAGCTGCCCATGCAAGAGCTCCTCCCCTGTCCTACCTGGACCAGCCACAGCCTTCATGTCCTTTCAACCCACCCGACACATCCCCAGCACGAGGAAACTTCCAGAACCTGAGAGCTGAGATCGTCTCTCCTGGTTCTGAAACCTTCCATGTCTTCTTAGCAcctaacccagtggttctcagagtgggGTCTGGGGGTTCCCGAGTCCCTTTCCAGGGGGTCTGCAAGGTCCAAACAAATACTAAATTAATACAAATACAGTATTCGCCTCTTCACTCTCATTCCCTCACAAGTATTGAGCAGAATTTTCTAGACACTCCACGACATGGGATATTGCAACAGATTCAAAGCAGAGCAGAAGTGATTAATCCAGCTGTCCCCTCTGTTGAGCCAGTCattacagagatttaaaaaaatttaaagagagcCATCTTCTCACTAATGATGTTTTTGGAATATAgcattatttttcatgaaaacatgtcattttttaaaaaatacaatgagtttattattgttatttttaaaggaatcagaaagagagatttttaaaacttctcaggGTTAGTTTCTTTCATAGCAAATATCGATGGATggaatccatagagacagaagttCTCTGAGGTCTTCAATTTTTGATAGTGTGctaagaacaaagaaatataacTCCTGGCTAAGAGGAGCACATCCCAGCCACGCCCAGTGTGGCCCTGCCCTCCGCGTGACCCTCACACAGGGATCCTCCAGCAGGTTCCAGGGATCCTGCGTCTCCAGATGATACTAGGTTGATTCTCTCGTCTCAGCCTTCGCTCATTTGGTCACTTCTGCTTGCaacaccctcccctcccttctctccatcatCCTGTTCATTTCAGCTCCATGAGCAACTTctccgggaagccttccctgactgcccctCACCTCCAGGCTAGGTCAGAAGCCACCTTCTGAGTCTTTTCCTCAGCACTCAGTTGTCCTAAAGCCATCTCCTCCAGGAGGCTGTGTGTCTCCGTGATGGCAGGAACAGGTcctgctctcttccctcccagccccttccacAGGTGCGGCACGCCGCAGGAGCACGCTCGAGGTGTGCTGTGCTGGGTGGGAGAGGTCCTGCTTCGGTCATCCCCAAACTGCCCGGCACAGGGCCTGACTTAGCCACATACTTGATAACCTTCCTATTTTTTGAAAATCCACTTTATTTCTTGCATAAACACTAACAGAAATGAGTCACCCCCAACAAACTTCTGTCAAATTTCAGCatcctttttcagttttttttcccagtttcagTTTTTTGCATCATTAGTCCAACCAAGCACAGTTCTAAGACCCATATTTTCACTCAGCTGTAAAACACAGTATTTCTccctttttcaaaaatgttcagaaaatagTTTATCGAATTGATGTAACAATTGACTCTTCTAATTTGGGATCTTGGCTTTTCCAATGTGATGAGGTTTACTTTACTCCCACTCGatgatcaaatatttaaaataaaagtgtccGTCTCCTGGCAAATACAAGGTGAACTATATACACTCGCTCATCGCAGAGTCAACAGAAAGATCCGGTTTGGTAAGTAATTCTGTGATGCATTCCTGGGGTCATAAAATACTCCAAGATGTGGAGTTAATAATTCTGATTTTGAGATGTTATCCTGAAGGAATCATGCAAACATTGGAAAGATCCAGCATTTATTTAACCGGATTAAGTCTTCAAAAGAGTTTGGCACACTAGTTTCTGGTTGACTCAGGATCCACTCAcattttgccttctttcttcccaaatattCCCTTACAGCAGATGTCCCCTCACCTCCTCAAAGTGTCCTCCTCTTCCCTCAAGTCACCACTTCCAGGAAGACTTTACCTCTCTTTGTTGTCCAGGCTGAGTGGGAAAGGAGCCAGAGCTGGTCCCAGGGGCGTTAGGCTGACAGCAGGAGAACACTCTCTCCCTTCTCCgccctctccccttttccccttcaCTAGCCACATCAGTCACCAGTGAGACCCAGTGGCCTTGGCCCTACCACTCCACGTCCTGGCTTCACCCACTAGGAGTCATGCATTAGGTCCATAGCCCATCACTTGTGTCCTCAAGTGCCAGGGACGTCCCTAGTTAACAGAAAATAATGACAAGTCTCCTATACCCGCCAATCCTGGGTTGCCAGAAGTTTCCTGTCCACCCAGCTGCTCAACTGTCCTGGAGATGGTGTCTGACTGCGCGCAGTCAAGAAGAGGTTCATtcactctcattcattcattctttcaacattaGTTAGTGCCTGCACTGCCCATTTGCTGGGCACCGGGCTGCTGAGAAGAGGGAGGTACCTGCCCTCGGGGAGCTCACAGGCTCAGGGCAGAGAGACAAATAAGAAAGACGAAAACCATAATAAGCAGCACTGGCTCCTTCTGAGCGTGGTCTCTGTACCGGACAGTAAGACAAGGGAGCTTGGTTAGACCTGCAGGTTGGGAAGCACAGCATCATTTTTCAGGGAACATTGAGAAGCGGTCCCCACTTAGCCGGGAGGTGACTCCTGAGCAGAGTCTTGAGGCTGAGGAGCATTCAGCCAgctggagagggagaaggaacagTGTCCCAGGTGGATGGAACAGAATGGACAAAGGCTTGGCACTGACTCAAGTTGGTTACTGCCCAAAAGGAGCCCTGAATTTTGAGACCTCCTTGTGTATTTTTTGTGGAAGTGGGATTCTCACCAAAGATAGTCAGAAAGGAAAACTCTCATCACTCTTCTTTGAGTAGCAGGGGAAGCACCAGCTCTGGAGGAGGCTGACCTCGGGTTAAATCCAGCTTCGCCTCTGACCAGccgtgtggtcttgggcaagtcatttcacttctctgagcctcacctgCCACACCTTCCGCTAAGAACCATTCACTGCATCACTAACAATCCACAGTCAAGGAGATGATGAGTATAAAGGGTTGATACTGGGTTTCTCAACACTAACGACAATTTGGCCCAGATGAGTCTTCATTGTGAGGGGCTGTCTTGCATACTGTAGGGTGGTTAACAGCAACGCTGTCCTCTACCTATGAGATGCCAGCATCACCCTTCGCCCAATTTGTGACAACtgaaatgtctccaggcattgcccaAGGTCCCCTGGTGGGCAAAGTCACCTTAGGTCAAGAACCACCAGTCTaatgcagtgcctggcatgcagcaggaacttaataaatgtttattctttccttccccttcaaGTCTGGAGGGAGCATTAATTCCTTTTTGGAGAAGGAAGAGCCTTCAGTGAATACTGTGGAATACAGaaatggggctcagagagggaaagttaGCAGCATAATTCACACAGCATGTCATTGGCAGAATGCGTTaggcagaataaaaacaaagcagcCTTAATAAGGAGACCCTGAAACATGGTGGTTTAAATAGAGTTCATTCCTTTCTGCCATAGAGCCCAGAGGTGAGTGGTCGGGGGCTGCCATCTTCAACACAGTTTCTATCTCTGGGTCCCGGAATTTGCTCCAGTTGTTCCCATTTCTAATTGCAGAGAAGGGGGGAAGGTCAGCAGGAAGTGGAGGGAACCCGCTTTCTTTAAAGCACAGAGGGGAATTTGCACCATCACTTCAGTTTGCATGCCATTGGCCAGacttagtcacatgaccacacttactgcaagggaagctgggaaaagtAGTCTCTGGCTGGGGGCCATGTGCCCAGCTAAcacctggggaggggagagaagaatgaTCCCTGGGCGACAGTTATCAGTCTTAGCTCAGAGACCAGGTGAAAACCCAAGGTCTCCCAGGGCCATGGGTCTCTCTACTACATCAATGCCTCCATCAGTCAATCGACAAACATGAGAGTGGTAGCCATAACAGTAATTTCAGAGTGCAGAGGCTGTGACTCATCTTGTGCTCGCTAGATGTTAGACCCTAGTCAAACACTTCCTGTTCATTGTCTCCTTTAATCCTCTCACCAGCCCGACAAGGGAGGTTTTACTGTTAATCCATTTGACAGGTGATAAAACCAACATTCCGAGAGGTTTAAGGCACTTGCCGCAGATTTCAgggctggcaagtggcagaggcCGATCTGAGCTCAGATCTACCCAACGCTTCAGCCTCGCTCTGTGCCAAGCAGCCACCTGGCCCAACCTGAACTGAGGTCCTCAGGGGAGGGCTGGTGCAAGGCCCCTCCAGGCCACCCCAAGGGCTCAAGGGCCCCCCGAGAGGACTGGACCCTGTGAGGCAGCCTCCTTCAGAGGAGGGGCCCTTGGGTGAATTAGCAGCTGGGTGCAGGCCTCTGCGTGGCCTTGGCCTCTCTGCACCTGAGTCTCCCATGGGGATGAGGGCAGTCCGTCCCTCACAGAGTTGTGCGGACCAGCAAGATGGCTGCTTGGCAAAATGGGCACAGGTTCCTCAGGCCTTTTGGCAGGAAAGTCAGTTTCCCTCCTGGAAAGAAGGAGCTGCTGTGATCCTGAGGCAACGGCGTGTGTTAGCGTGTGGCCCATGTTGTACTCCGGCAGAGGGGAACATGACTGTGAGGAAGCGGCAGGGAcgaaggggaaactgagggccTGCACGTGGGGGAGGAGGGCCAGCCTCGAGAGGACCTGATTTGTCCTGGGAAGAAGAAAGTGGGGCCTGCTGGGGGCCTGGGAGAGGAGACCAAAGGGCCAGGGAGCTGGaatgtcacctctctgagcaAGGGGTCCCGTAGCCATGGGACCAACTCCTGGCGCCGCCACTTGcacactgtgtgaccttgatgaGTCACTatacctctgtgagcctcagtttcctcatctgtcaaacggAGACAACAGAGGTGTCTGCTGACACAGGGGTGTGGGGAGGAATTAACGAGGTAGCATGTGCCAGCAAAGCAGCCCTCcgtgatggtggtggtgttggcATAAGGAGCGTGAGGTTGCCTCGGCCACAGCCTGGGGGGGTGAACCGAGTTCTGGGGCATGGATGGAGGGGCCTcgggcagagggaggagctggtATCCATGGGGCAGCACCATGGCAGGTGGCTGTacaggccctcagggctggcaATGGGTGGGATGGGTGAGCCCTGGGGGCTGGAGGCCGTGGGTGCTCTCACATGCTGCTCGAAGAGGGAGCCTGACCCTTCAGAGGGCATGGAGGCGTGGGCTGGCATACGGCCACATCACCCTACTCCTGAGTCCAGTCAGATCAGATGCCCCCTGATCCTCCACAGGGCTCTCAGAGTCCCTGGAGGGGAATGGAAGAAAGCACCAGGTGGAGCTGTCCCCAGAAGGTGACTGTCCTATTCCCGCTGCCTGCCTGGCCCAGAACAGGTGCTCACTAGATACCCACTAAATGTGTGTGGGGACGAGTCAAGTGTTCTGTCACTGCCAcagactggctgtgtgaccctgcaTCAGTTTcttgccttctctgtgcctcagtgcccCATTTGTCAAACAAGAAGGTGGGGCTGAAGAGTCCCAAATGTGCCTTCCAGCTCTGGATCCATGTCTCTGCCACCCTGGTGGCATACCCCCTCACCCCCAAATCCCGAAGGAAGGAATGCAAACAGGCCCCTCAGGAGAGTGCAGAAATGGACTTTTATTGCTGGGGGTGGAAAGTATCTAGCTTAGATGCCGCCATCCCGACTGTGAGGAGAAGGAGTATCTGAGAGGTGTCCTTGTGGCTGGGCTCAGACTTTCACTCCAGTTGGATGGTGTCACCTTTCCAGGGGGAGACGCTACAAGGGAACGAGGTCAAGCCACCGGGAAGCAATCTGGAAGAGGCCACAGGGAGTTAGGGCGTTGACAGTCACGGCCGACCTTACAGCAGCACCCGCCATTCACCAGACACCGCACTGCCCCAGCACTTTCCCACAGCACCCTGCAGGCCTAAGGCCTTGCAGAGGGGACTGGCACCGGTGGTTTGGGCCCTTTCTCTGGCACCTGGCACTGAcccatcctccctctcccccctccctcacCTTAGGAACAACGGCAGATGGGAAAACACTGATCAGAGGCCAAGACTGGAGCCAGGTTGAGGGCTCAGTATATGATCAGGATCGCGGGTCAGTCTGAGATCAGGGTCAGGGCTCAATCCGTGACCAATGTCCTCACTCAGTCAATAACTGGGGTCAAAGCTCCAGTCTGTGACTAGGATCTAGGCTCAGTCTAGGGCCAGGATCAGAGCTCAGTCTGGGCATATAATTAAggctcagggctcagagtgtgagcAGGATCAGGGCTCAGCCTGGGGCCAGGGTCAGGGTCAGTCTGTGACCAAGATCAGGGCTCAGTCTGCTGCTAGACAAAGAAGAGAAGTCAAGCTTTGCTCCCACTTCACCGCAGGCCCCTGTGGAGCAGCCCATCTTCCCTTGGTGCggggcccagagcccagctccttACCAGCAAGTGGGCAGCACAGCAATCCTCCTCACCCATCCTCTTCAGAAGTCTAACGGCAGCTGGACCCCCTGCTCAAGTTTACCTGAAGAGACAAAATCAGCAGCAGGACTCAGTCTCCACTGCTGGAAACCAGACCCCAACGGCTGTCACGCCCCAGTGGGCCAGTCTGACCGCCATGGGACCTCAGGCATGTCAcacctcctctctgagcctcagtttgttcatctgtaagatgggtaTAACAGTACCCACCCCACAGGACTGTTGCAAGGATCCAGTGAGACGGTGTACATGGAGCACAGAGTAATTGCCCAAGGAACTGGACCTACTGGATGGCTGTTTTGCAGAAGGGCCATCTCCAGGACCTCGACACCTTCACTTACTGCAGCAGCCCCAGCAACTCCAGCCACGCCTGAGACCCAAAGGCCAAAGAAAgtccccaggggctggaggagaagccGCAGCTCCTCATAAGAAGGAAACGACAAGGGATGGAATCTTTTAGCCATGCCCACTGGGTATTAGgctctttgtgctttttttcatCCACTCTTTAGGCCCACAATGTTTGCAATCCCCTTTCaccagggaggaaactgaggcttggagaggcgGAGCCACCTGACCGAGGCCCCACAGTTGCTAGGCAGCAGACCCAGGCTTTGAACCAGATCTGGCCCATCTTCTTTCTCACATCATTCTGCCCAGCAGATTCTGCGTGTTGAACAACGGATGACGGTGGGGGGGCTCCTGAGGCCCACAGAACCCTTCAGTTCTGCAGGGACCCCTCCACCCACACTCTCCCAACTTGCTCAGGATGCTGGGTCCTTCTGTTTCTCCAGGGTTCCCTGACCAGACGGCCCGTGGGGCAGGTGCAGAGCTGCATGCCTGCCCTTGGAAGGCTGCAGAGGGAATGTCCCCACATCCCCAGGCTGTGACTTACTGATGAGGTCATCAAAAGAACTTATATCCAGGCTGTGGAGGAAGACGCGGATCAATGGGCACGCctgaagaggggagagggagagagggagggagggagggagaggaggagagccggacggaagaaggaagaaggaaaatcatTATCAGCTGGGAACAAACTGCCTGCCACCCACACAGATGCTGATTACTTGGGACCTTAGGACCTTTGGCCCTTAGGATTCTAAAACAATGGAAACCTAGAAGTCCAAAAATCTGAGAACCATGAGATGCTCAAATCCTAAAACCTTAGAACATCAGAATCCTAGAACTTTAAGAATCTAGAGTGTTAACACCCCAGAACCCTACACTCTTAGAAACCTTGAACTTTGGAACCCTGGAATTTGAGAGTCAAATGGCGCCCTGGGAAATGTAGAACAGTGTTTACCACGATTTGGGGTGCATACAATTCCCTGCGGATCTCAACAGATCTGGGTGGGGCCTgcgattctgcatttctaacaagtgcccAGCTGAGGCTGGCAGGAGGGCCACGCTTTGAGTAGCAGCCCTCCGGTTCCATGGCTCACAGAGCACCTGGAGGATTTGCTGTTTGTAAACCTAGGTTCCCAGCCACCTTCCAGAATGACTAATGTAGGCTCTCTGGAACTTTGGGCACCTGGCACATACGGTTTTGTACGATGCACAGATGATGAAAACTATTTTATAGgacagtgtttattttttaattacttatatGATAAGTGATATTAGTGTTCTATTTATGGTAAGGATatgaagtttcctttttaaaaataaaggcatttaaataaatttaattaagtaaaattgtgttgattaaagaaaaatattagctaACAAGGCATATTGGTAGTACAGGGATATGGCAAATGGTTCAAATTTGGAACTCAGAGATTTCAGCTGACGTCAGGCCTCTCCCCAACAGCCCCCTCCCCTAAGCAAAGGGGGGCCACTTCCGGCTGACAGCCCAAAGTTTGCATCGCAGAAGGAAAGGTGCCCAGAGATTACAGCTTGGCCTGTGGATGCTACACTTGCCACCCTCCCCCTGCCGCCAGGGCTCTGGGACCCCAGGAGTGAAGGACTCACTTGTCTCTGCACCAGGGAGGACACAGCCTTGCTCAGGACGCCGGTCAAGGAGTCCACAACTCTGGAGACCAGTTTACTGCGGctggaaaagagagggaaatgatAAAACCTGGTCAGGCGGGCAGAGCTGCCAAGCAGTAGGGGTGCGGAGAGGGTGGGAGATGGTGGAGCACCCAGAAGTCAGATAAACCTCAGGGACATTGAAATGACTCTCTAACCAGAGACAGGGCCTCTATCCAAAAGAATCGTCACTTAGAACCCCACATCTGAGCAGCAGCTCACCCCAGTACCTAAGAGAGTCTCATCACAACCCTgagacttcattcattcattcaacacatgttaATAGAGCATCAGCAATGAACCAGGCACAGAGttaggccctggggacacagggatAAGCAAAGCACCAGCATCTCCTAATCTGGTACCTAAACATTAAGGAAGTCTTGCTCAGGCTTTCAGCGTAAccatcacctcctcagggaagccctccctggCTGCTCACCTAAGGGATGTCTTTGTATCATAGTGTCCTGGTAAGCATACTGCTCTGCCCAGACTCCTAGAAATCTGACATTTTCCCTGAGGGCTCTTAGACGGACTCAATGCTCGCCCATCTACCTTTCCCTCAGGACAATAAGCTCCACGAGAACAGGGTCCTTGTCTGTTGTCACCCATAAATTCTCCAGAGCTCAGAATGGTGGCACGATGTGCCAGAGCTCTGCCTGGCACAATGCAGATGCTCAATACGTTTTTGgttgaaataatgaatgaagtAACATGCAATGAAATATATAGTGACACCTTGTGACAAGTACACTGAAGGGCAAGAGTAGACTCtcaggagagagaatgggaggagtcGTGCTTCAggccctgaaggatgagaagcACATTGAGGTGGGAGCGCGGAGAAGGTGGTCTTGGTGCCAGAACAGCCATGCACAGGTCTTGAGGTGGGAAAGAACTTGTCCAAAGCACAGAACAAAGGCCAGTTTGTCTGGAGCAGAGTAGCAAGAGGAGAGTGTGGGTGTGTGAGGGGTGCCAGGACAAGCAGAGCCCAGCTGGGCATGGGAAGGGCTTGGGACTTCATCCTAAGCAGGAAGAAAAGGCCCAAGACGACCGAGAGCAGCAGAGTGGAATGTCGTCTTAGAGATGTGGACTCTGAGACCCAGAGTGGCGGGAGGAGTTCCCACGCTCAGCAGGGCTCAGGCCTCTGAACTTGTGTCCCAGCCTTTCTGACTAACATCAGGCTGTGTTGCCTTTCTTTGGTTTTAGGGGGTATTTAGGCAGCCTCTGATCGGGCCTCTCGGTGGGGGGAGGGTAGAGTGACCTCTGCCCATGGCCATCAGGACTGAGAGCCCAGGACCCAGCCTCGTCCCCCTCCAAGTCCACCTGCCCCAGCCCCGAGCTTCCAGACCTCTTCTCCACTCCCACCATCACCAGGGTCACCCTTTCTCTCTCCACGCTCTTCACTGGGCCAAACCTGCCCTTTCGAGAACAGAGTTTAAGATGTAGATTTTTTGGATTAACAGAGATCAATAATTTAAATGGAAAGGATTAAATTTGCATCATCTTATTTCAGGAATTTTCCAGTGGGTGGAGGATGGTCTGGGGACAGTTTGCAACTATAGAGACCACGGCAGGGGTAAGTATTtactcctcctctcccctctcaaCTGGAGGCAAGAAGGTAAATACAGTTTTTATCATCACTACTATTATTGGAAGACgtcacataatgataaagggatcgaTTCTTCAAGAAGACGTAACAATCCTAAACGTGCacgcacctaacaacagagcttcaagaCACACGAAGCAAAACCGATAGAGCTGAAAGGTGAAATAGGAAATTCACGATTGTGGTTGGAGAGGTCAACACTCCTGAGTCAGTAATGGGAAGAACAGGCAGGCAGGAAGTCAGCATGGATATTTGTATGTGCCAGGGTCTATGCTAAAcacttgcattttctcatttggtCAGTTCAGCAGCCTACGAGTAGGGATTTTTATCATTCTCAGTTTGCAGATGTGAAAAccgagcctcagagaggttaagttggTTACAAAGTCACAAGTCAGTGGTCAAAGGTGGTATTTGAATCAACGTCTGTCTGACTCAGAGCCTGAACTCTTTTTCACCACATTGTGCCACCTCCCAGCTATAGGATTAGGGCTGAAATCAGGGGTCCTTGACTCTCACAGCCCAGCTCTGTTGAGATGGATGAGCCTTACTTGTCCAGCAAGGTGAGTGAGATGCTGGCTGAGTCGTCGCTGCATTCTCCTAGGACCACTGAAGGGAGGCCAGTCTGGGCATCAGTTTCAACTCTGACATCAGTCTGGAGTTCCAAGGAAGCCTTCAGGTCGACGACCTGGCCAATGACAGGCCTGCAGGAAATAAGATTCACAGTTAACGGAAGTCGAGAAGGCCCTTCACGTTGTCTACTCAAGTTCCTTTACTGTGTGGACATTTTCCAGGATGTCATTGGATAATGTTAACATTGTATTATAACAATAATGTTAACATTATATTCCTCACGGGATTTGTATAGTTACATCGGTGGCTTCTTCTCCTGGCCATGTGGGTTTGGTTCATATGAAATTTTTACACAGCATCAcactaattaaaataataatcataaaccTTTATTGAGCACAAATTATGTTAGgcacttttaaaaagtatcttaCCTGGATTAATCCATCTAATCATTACGGCAATCCCATGAGGGAAAAATACTGctattatctctattttcagaATGAGGGAATGTTGGTATAGAGAGTTTAAGCAACTATTCCAGGATCTCTTGGCTAATGAATGATGGAATCATAGTGTATTTAATTAGAAAGAGTGTTTTACACATGCTCGTTTTCCTATTTATCTAcctcttttaaaataactaaaatacttcaaaattatatttttcacacATGCCCTTTATTATACACTGTTCACTACTATATACATTCATCTGTAATGGTCCTGGTTATTTAAACAGAATCTTGATAGATGAAACAATGCTGGAGGAAATTTTGCCAAAGAGTAGTAAATGCTCATGTATTctcaatttttcaaatattacgGGTAGATAAATGTTATGATTTCAAAAATCTAGGTAATGGAGGATTCTTTTAAGAGAGACTTGTTTATGGCCAAAGTTCACTAGAACACTTTAAGGGTTAggattttagagctggaaaggcCCCCTCACATACACATTGGGAGACTGAGGCTCACACCCAGACGCCAGCGTGGAACAGTGCCTGATTCCAGGTTGGagacccatcagccatgctgcccTGCTTCTCCCAGGACCCAGATTCTCACGATACTCACAGGGACACGCTGGCGGTAGAGGTGATGGGGATCCTCAGGGTGGCACCTTTGCCATCAGGGGCCAGTTCGGCTTTGAGGTCCT harbors:
- the BPIFA2 gene encoding BPI fold-containing family A member 2, whose protein sequence is MFQLWKLLLLCGLLAGTSASFLEDLRGKLDNVFNKLKPDLEKGAETIDKVLEGVFQKVKGDLKTIQDSEIWQQAKQKFQEAEKLVENTLSKILPTVDGSLGLKISNSNIQDLKAELAPDGKGATLRIPITSTASVSLPVIGQVVDLKASLELQTDVRVETDAQTGLPSVVLGECSDDSASISLTLLDNRSKLVSRVVDSLTGVLSKAVSSLVQRQACPLIRVFLHSLDISSFDDLISKLEQGVQLPLDF